A segment of the Desulfuromonas acetoxidans DSM 684 genome:
GACGGTCGGCGGCGGGGTTCCCGGTGTGCAGGCCAACCTTGGTCCTGGCGTCAATAGCGCCGGTGGCGGAGGTTCCAATAGTACCAGCAGTGCCGAAACAACCAATTATGAGATCAGCAAGGTGGTCAATCGGACCGTTGCTCCGGTCGGCACCATTAAACATCTGTCCGTATCGGTTCTGGTCGCCGATAAGATGACGGATGGCGAAGAGGACGGTGCCGAGCCGGCCTTGACTCCGCGTTCGGAACAGGAACTGCGTACTATCGAAAAGATGGTGCAAAGCGCGTTGGGAATTGATAAAACACGCGGTGATCAGCTCAACGTGGTGTCGATGCCGTTTGCTGATGAGTTTTATGAGCAACCGCAGTTGCCCGAACCCAGCGTGACCGATCAACTGTACGTGTATATGCCGTTGTTGAAATATGTCCTCGCTGGTTTGGGGGCGTTGGTCATGTATTTGATGCTGGTGCGTCCGGCACTGAAAACCCTGAAATCAGAAGCGACAGTGCAGCATTTTAAAACGGTTAAGGAGTTGGAAGAGGAGATGGCTGCCGGACGAAGTGCAACGGTGGAGCTCGATGCTACGGAGCAGATGCGTCAGAATATTCTTAAGGCGGAACATTCTCCCTCTCAGGTGATTAGAACCTGGATGACAGACGAAGAGTAACAATCATGAGTATGGAAGAACTGCAATTTAACCGCATGACCGGCGTGGAAAAAGCGGCGGTGCTGCTGATGTGTCTGGGAGAATCGGCAACGGCAAAAGTTTTTTCCGAACTGGAAGAGAACGAAATTCGTACGTTGACCCGGGTGATGATTAACATTGATCATATCCCTGCGGACTTGGCCAATGATGTCATGGCTGAATTTCATCAGGCCCAGAAGCGCAATCCCGGCATGTATATCAAGAGTGAAGAATTTGTTCGCAATGCCATTGCCGGCAGTGGTGATGAGCATGGCGATCAGTTGGTTAGTGAGATCCTCAGTGGTGTTGAATCGCGCCCATTGGAAACCATTGCCACCATGCAGCCTCGTATGGTGGCCAGTCTGCTCGAAAATGAACATCCTCAGACCGTAGCGCTGATTCTCTCCACCCAGCGTTCCGATCATACCGGAAAAGTGCTGAGTTTTCTCCCCGAAGAACTCGCCGGTGATGTGATGTATCGCATTGCCAAAATTGAAAAAGTTATGCCAGAAGTTCTTGCGCAGATCGAAGAGGCGCTGCGGCGTGAAATTGGTGGTGTCAGCAAGAAAGAGCAGCAAGAGGTCGGCGGTGTCGACAAGGTGGTGGATATCCTTGGCCGCATGGAAAAAGGCTCTGACCGCAAAATTGTTGACAGTATTGAAATGACCGATCCGGAGCTGGCTGAGTCGATCCGCAAGAAAATGTTTACCTTCAGCGATCTGGTCAATATCGATAACCGCGCGATGCAGATGATTCTGCGAGAGATCAACAACGATACCCTGACGCTGGCGTTGAAAACCGCCACCGATGATCTTAAGAATAAGATTTTCTCCAACATTTCCAACCGAGCGGCGGAGATGATTCAGGAAGACCTTGAAGCCATGGGGCCGGTTCGCCTCTCCGATGTCGAAGCGATGCAGCAGACCATTGTCAAACTGGCG
Coding sequences within it:
- the fliG gene encoding flagellar motor switch protein FliG produces the protein MSMEELQFNRMTGVEKAAVLLMCLGESATAKVFSELEENEIRTLTRVMINIDHIPADLANDVMAEFHQAQKRNPGMYIKSEEFVRNAIAGSGDEHGDQLVSEILSGVESRPLETIATMQPRMVASLLENEHPQTVALILSTQRSDHTGKVLSFLPEELAGDVMYRIAKIEKVMPEVLAQIEEALRREIGGVSKKEQQEVGGVDKVVDILGRMEKGSDRKIVDSIEMTDPELAESIRKKMFTFSDLVNIDNRAMQMILREINNDTLTLALKTATDDLKNKIFSNISNRAAEMIQEDLEAMGPVRLSDVEAMQQTIVKLALKLEEEGQIVIPGRGAGDVLV